The following proteins come from a genomic window of Microbacterium sp. SY138:
- a CDS encoding heavy metal-responsive transcriptional regulator, translated as MRIGDLAATTGVSTQTLRFYEREGLLSAPSRQSNGYRVYDDEVASRVGFIRAAQSAGLTLADIAGVLTLREDGQAPCSHVHSLLDGKLNEVRVRQQELARLETELVDMLTTSSAVDPATCSERSICNVIPRLLP; from the coding sequence ATGCGCATTGGAGACCTCGCCGCCACCACGGGAGTCAGCACCCAGACCCTTCGTTTCTACGAACGCGAAGGGCTACTTTCTGCACCGAGTCGACAAAGCAATGGATACCGGGTCTATGACGATGAGGTCGCTTCCCGCGTCGGATTCATTCGCGCCGCTCAATCTGCCGGATTGACGCTGGCCGACATCGCCGGAGTCCTCACTCTCCGGGAAGACGGGCAGGCGCCCTGCTCGCACGTGCACTCGCTGCTCGATGGCAAACTCAATGAAGTCAGGGTCCGTCAACAAGAACTCGCCCGTCTCGAAACAGAACTCGTCGACATGCTCACCACCAGTTCGGCCGTCGACCCAGCGACGTGCTCGGAGCGCAGCATCTGCAACGTCATCCCGCGGCTGCTACCGTAA
- a CDS encoding recombinase family protein, whose protein sequence is MRLLGYTRVSTSSQDAQLQLDALVAAGVQKRDVFADVTSGSKTAIERRGMKKLLEHAEAGDTVVVWRVDRLGRSLIDVLNTVNLLRERGIHVRSVSDGIDPATSTGRLMLNMLATLAEYERELIVERVNAGIAAARQSGTRFGRPLSDPAVIADKLAIAADARAKGRTAEDAARLVGWSRATLYRHQQALASRESITI, encoded by the coding sequence GTGAGACTTCTTGGATACACCCGCGTGAGCACATCGAGCCAGGATGCGCAGCTGCAGCTCGACGCACTCGTCGCCGCTGGTGTTCAGAAGCGCGACGTGTTCGCCGATGTCACCTCCGGGAGCAAGACCGCGATCGAGCGTCGTGGGATGAAAAAACTCCTCGAGCACGCAGAAGCCGGTGACACCGTCGTCGTCTGGCGCGTGGACCGCCTCGGCCGCTCCCTCATCGACGTGCTGAACACCGTAAACCTGCTGCGCGAGCGGGGCATCCATGTGCGTTCTGTCTCGGATGGGATAGATCCAGCGACATCGACGGGCCGGTTGATGCTGAACATGCTCGCCACGCTCGCGGAGTACGAGCGTGAACTGATTGTCGAGCGGGTAAATGCTGGGATCGCCGCCGCCAGGCAGAGCGGCACTCGCTTCGGTCGTCCACTCTCGGACCCAGCGGTAATCGCCGACAAGCTCGCGATCGCCGCCGACGCCCGAGCGAAAGGTCGCACCGCCGAAGATGCAGCACGGCTCGTCGGGTGGAGTCGCGCCACGCTCTACCGCCACCAGCAAGCCCTCGCCAGCCGCGAGAGCATCACCATCTAG
- a CDS encoding helix-turn-helix domain-containing protein — protein sequence MSGGERWRILRLHVEDQIPLTALSRETGIGLRTLQRWHQLYRDHGITALDPQPRADAGIRRTGGELVRFIEHLALTRPRPAIATLHRLASTEAERQGLVGAQLRHCQRYRAVPRPGTGNARVGWTHCVSRSIRARIPAPSRRAQPDLAGRSHRTRHPHHQCRRRQI from the coding sequence ATGAGCGGCGGGGAGCGGTGGCGAATTCTTCGACTACACGTCGAGGACCAGATACCTCTCACCGCTCTCTCCCGAGAAACCGGGATTGGCCTGCGTACGCTCCAACGCTGGCACCAGCTCTACCGAGACCACGGCATCACTGCACTCGACCCTCAACCGAGAGCCGACGCCGGCATTCGTCGCACGGGGGGCGAATTGGTCAGATTCATCGAGCACCTCGCGTTGACCAGGCCGAGGCCAGCGATCGCGACGCTGCACCGCCTTGCGAGTACCGAAGCGGAGCGGCAAGGCCTGGTTGGTGCCCAGCTACGCCACTGTCAGAGATATCGTGCAGTCCCTCGACCCGGCACTGGTAACGCTCGCGTTGGATGGACCCATTGCGTATCGCGATCGATACGAGCTCGTATACCGGCGCCGAGCCGACGGGCCCAACCAGATCTGGCAGGCCGATCACACCGAACTCGACATCCTCATCACCAGTGCCGTAGGCGGCAAATCTGA